ggaaCAGTTAATTGAGGGCCCTTAAATCAACATCAATAagcatatagttgaacaaatagagagaaTATTatagcaaatctatattaacgtaacaagaaattcatcctccaataggttccatcaaaaccctagattaagagtttagctactcatactcatagtaacaatatccaaaATAATTTGTATAATTAAATTACAGAGTAAAGATAATTTGATGTAGAAATCAATGATTCTAACTCCCAAGTAGTATTCCACGAGCTATTCTTGCCTCCGGTTGCAAAAGTCCTTCAAAGTGGCGTTTTGGGGTCTATTTATATGTTTAGGACAAGCCTTAAACGTGTAGGTCAAATCCTAGTCAAGCCGGAAAACAatttaagtcttcaaaactcggaatGGACCTGGCcctaggcctggcgtcgccagcctcaGCCTGGCCTTTGGCTGGCCTTGCCAGGCTAAAACATGGTTCagcctggccttaggctggcgtcgtcaggctaaagcctggttgaGCCTGGCCTTTGGCTAGCGTCGCCAAAATAAAGCCTGGTCGAGCTGGCTTTTGGTTGGCCTCTCCTTTTCACTATTCTTGAGCGcactttcaacgtttaagtatcccttttgctctattttcatctcaaattcacctacacataaaatagactccgtTACCCataaataaagtgtaatttattattaaagcatgtaaaatgcaaaGCACATAATATGCTAAACCAtaaattatagccacacatcaccaaagttttaaagaaaagtttttaaaaattttctcaaaaattaaaagaaaaacaatgTGTATGGTTAAAAAATCAATAGTTTGTAATCTAATAGGAGTAgttgaaaaaattaaagaatagtgtaatgattttttttcttttccaacaccGGCTCCATCTGCTTCGGTTCCAAAGTGGATCGGTTTCCTCGGGTTGAAAACTGGAATCTTTGCCTTTTGCTCCGATTCGTTGCTTCCTCTATAGTACTTACAATCAAATCTCCAATAGAAAGCACTGGGGGCGCATCACGCACCTGGCCCAAATTAATTACCAAATATTGCAGAGCTACTAGTATGGCAGATGTTTGGGCATggctcctcttcttcttcattcttaTTTCTCTCCTTGTCATGGTTGTTTTTCAGGTCTATCTCCTAATTCttactcttttacttttctttttaacCTCCGAATTCTATGGCTTTTTAGAGAACTACCCACTTAGGGTTTCTTTTTAGCTTATGCTAGATTTTAATGTAAGTTTTAGCTAAgtttagtgtttgattaatttgataatgcAAATGTCAGATTCGTATTGCAGTAGCTTTttgttagttgatgtgatttctCAATCTACTGTAGATGATACTTTTTTGCAAATGTTGATTAAAATTCTTTTAGGCTTTCGAATTTGCTGAGGTAAGTGATGTGTAGGACCATTGGCTTCAAATCAGTTGTAAGCTGTTATTAAGCTGGATACAACTTCTTGTAGAATTCAGACAATGAGGATTCTGGCCTTGTTCAATAAAATCTCCTTGGTAAAGTACATTGGCCGTGATGGTGTTGCATATAGGGGCTTGTCAAATGCATAAGGTGTTGCGTGCTTGGATGCTTCAAATTATACCAAATCAGATATTGGGGTTTTAAGAGAAAAGTGTTATGTCCTTTTATACATATGTGTGTGCGTCTGTATAAGTATACTAATTTGGATATGAACTGTAAACTGTAAAAACTTTTAGCAACACTACATTCTTGTTAGGTAGGCACGATAAACTGTACCTTCTATTGAGTATATCATGGTGATAACTTCAgtgaacttatttttttttttctgtttctaaGATGAAGTCTGACATTTGAAATGTGTTACAGCTGATGTGCTTATCAGATCTAGAGTTTGATTATATCAACCCATACGACTCTGCAACTCGTATAAATGGGGTTGTTTTACCGGAGTTCATCACACAAGGAGTTCTCTGCTTGCTCTATCTGATAACAGGGCATTGGTTTATGTCACTTCTATGTATTCCATATATGTACTACAATTACAGATTGTAAGTTTCCGCTCAATTTTTTGGGTTCACAGCTAATCTGCAAGTGAAATTAAGTTTTATCAAATTCAGATTAGCTTATCTGCAGATTAC
Above is a window of Nicotiana tabacum cultivar K326 chromosome 8, ASM71507v2, whole genome shotgun sequence DNA encoding:
- the LOC107820233 gene encoding protein cornichon homolog 4 — encoded protein: MADVWAWLLFFFILISLLVMVVFQLMCLSDLEFDYINPYDSATRINGVVLPEFITQGVLCLLYLITGHWFMSLLCIPYMYYNYRLYTRRQHLVDVTEIFNQLDWEKKQRLFKLGYIVLLLFISLFWLIYSALEDDEESL